attaattatatattttactacATCTTTCAATGCTAAAGGTTTCCAAAATGATGAATTTTAAGATGTATTTGGAACTATTGAATTTGgctttggttacaggagctcacagtgcacagtgacTGCAAATGTTCCACCTCACCTGGTCCACTTTGTTCTGATAGAAATCACTCGGTTCACCACTAACTGAAATGAGTTCTGAGTGAGATTGTCTGTATATATTGAGGGGGTTTAACTCAAATGTACTTCTTGAGGGATCTGCCCAATCAAAATCTTCCACAGGTAACCTCTCCTATTTTGCACCTAATTTCATTCCATGCAAATGAAAGTGATCTCAGAGAGCAGCTCTCTCGGTCTGTGAGTGCAGGAAAATGGCAGAGGCCAGTATTTCAGTAGATCAGGAccagttcagctgtccagtctgTCTGGATCTGCTGAAGGACCCAGTGACGACTCCCTGTGGACACAGTTTCTGTATGGTGTGTATTAATGGCTGCTGGGATCAGGAGGATCAGAGGGGGGTCTACAGCTGCCCCCAGTGCAGAGAGACCTTCACTCCAAGGCCTGTTCTACTCAGAAACAACATGCTGGCTGAAGTGTtggagaaactgaagaagaCAGAACTCCAAGCTggttctcctgctctctgttaCGCTGGACCTGGAGATGTGGAGTGTGATTCCTGCACTGGGAGAAAATGCAAAGCCATCAAGTCGTGTTTGGTGTGTCTGGCTTCTTACTGTGAAGCTCATCTTAAACCTCACTATCAGTCTCCTGCCTTTAAGAAGCACAAGCTGGTCGAAGCCTCCAAACAGCTACAAGAGAAGATCTGCTCTAAGcatgatgaagtgatgaagatCTACTGTCGTACTGACCACAGCTGCATCTGCTATTTGTGTAAGAAGTATGAACCCAAAGGTCATGATACATGTAGCCCCTGGTAAATCGGTGGCtaactttttatttcatttcataaagtgaccttgttttaaaatatgtaaaatgatttaaaaactgtgtaaaaACTTCTCTGTCACACTGTTAATACTAAAGGAGTCAAACCAGTCAATCTACATTTCATCAGCCAGCTCTTTTCTCCCAGCACCCATTTCAAGTGAAACCTCAGCTGCTTGTGGACATTTCCCCACAGTTAACTCTTCCTTGGCACAGATTCACTCATCACAACAGTGCATGAAATGCCAGGAACAAAGCTCTGATAACTTCAGCCTCACATTACATCATGTAATTCATTTCAACAACAACCAAATCCAATGTAGGGGAGCTGGAGTCCAAATAACCTACTAAATAAAGTTCCTTTATCATTAAAACATGAATGTATGCCAGAATTTGTCAAACTCTAAATCCAGTTGTAACTCCCCAGTTAATcccaattaaataaatggattGTATGGACATCAAAACTTCTCCTGAAGATCTACCCTCCTGAAATGTAGAGTGAGTTTGACTTTCTGGTCTGACTGAAGCTTAAACAGACTAAGATAAAGAGTTTTTCAGTAACAGAGTGAACAGTAACTGATGACACTTTGAAGAAAAATGCTGCGCTGAAATCAAACACGGCTACAAACGCTCTCAGATTGGAACAGCGCACTAATAAAGGCACGTGATGAGCTTATTTCAAAAACTGGTGTTCTTCTCTCCAGGTTCTGCTccagaacatttaaagaaccttaCCTACCACGACAGAGAGTTGGCAGAAGTCTCAGATATGGCTGATTTATATTTTGGCGTCAGTGACTGAGAGCTAACGTAGTGATGTTCAAAAGTTTTGGATTCTCTGGTCAACTGATATGATCTCTTGATTGTCTAAGTAAAAATGAGTTCACACATCGTctacaagtcaagtcaaagtttatttgttacaaagaagcttcacagaaaaatctgggtccgagcccccatgagcgtcgccaatggcaacagtggcaaggaaaactccctGAAAGCGGCAGGAAGAAACCtggaaaggaaccaagactcagaaggggaacctgTCCTTCTGTGGTCGACACTGGAGAGCAAACAtgattagaataaaatattagatACAAAAcgggaaaacaggtggagcaatggTTCATTAGATAGCTGGAggttatgcagcagcagcaggagggtcagttcatgaggaTGAGGTGCAGATCAGCCAACAGAGATGGAGCTCTGGTGACACTGGCAGCTCTGGTGGCTCACATGTCACTCAGACGTCAATCAGGGGCTCAAAttaagggagggagagagacagagagagaaatagattaACAGGACAGGTCAGTTTATGGACACATATTAGTGATTTAATAGGGCAGTAACTGATATTACCAAATGCTTGTGCACACAGCTAAGCTTTGAGTCTAGTTTTAAATGCAGAAAGTttgtctgagtcctgaacagaGGTCGGGAGATGATTCCACAATTTTGGGGCTACGTAGGAAAATGCTCGACCACTTGCTGTGGTTTTTCAACTTCTAGGAAATCTGTGCACTTCAGCACATTCTAATGCACAATTTTAGCCTGTCTTTAAGCCCAATTTGGTTGAAGCTGACAGAATTTTCATAATCGGGATGAACTTCAGATTCACTGGCTGTGCTTTCCGTGCAGTGTGAGTGAAACGATGCCCGATTAACTGCCCAGACGAGCTCTTGACTGAGTTGAATTGCGAGGTTTCGATAAATCTGGTGATTGTTTTGTCTCTGTAGAGCTGCCTGTTGACCGCCTGGCCTTCAGCTTCAGTGGACAGTATTGCACAATGGCTGAACCTCAAACAGCTTCTACCCCAAAATAGTGTACTGTTTATCCAGTATGGAGCTGTGCACACATGGCTGAATCTCAGAAGGCCGTTTATTAGACATGTGATGGACTTTATGGGAGCCGTCTGAGATTCAGCCAGAGTTTTGATCAGGTCATCAGAGGCTCAGCATGTTGTTGTGGATGAATCGGCTGTATTGTAGACTGACCCGTCTGCAGGGGCTGCGTTTCCCGTGCAGCATGAGCACCCATGTTGCGTCTTGTCAGTCGGGCCGAGTTTTCGTACAGTGTGAGTTTATAAATCTCAGGCTTTGGCCGCACATGAGGGGACTTCTATCATCGTACGGCGCATGTCTGCCTTAAAAGACTGTAAAGTCCAAGAGGTGGTGAAGAAGAGGTGTTGGGTACATTCCCTCATTTTGGATAGGGCGATCATTTCCCTGgaagaaatattaatattaatgctgAAGTGGGCTAACAGGGGTCTGCTCTGTCACACAAGACTAAAATGATCTAGTACAAGCTTCATATGGTGACCGATGTCTTTTTTGTATCTGGAGAGGTTGGAGAGGTTGTGGACACTTGGAGATGCCTGAATAAGGCAGGTTCACATGCTTTGATGAGGAACTGATAACAcattataataacattataaaaGAGCTTAATAATCAGCAACTAAATCTTCATCTAACAGGTTGTGATTGTAATGAAAGTTCCGTTTGTGTTGATAATTGGTAATATTTGGATTATTGATTCTTTGCTTTGTAAACAATGTACTCAGTCACTTAGTTACAAATCATTTATAACTATTGTGAACGGTAGAAACTGAGTCACTACTTATAGTTTGTAAAGAATGATTTAGTTCTTTGAAATTTACTTGAAATATTAAGCTTTTGCTAAATTTTTATTTACCTGGAGactaaaaataacaaattatCAAGTCATTGTCAGTTTATGACACATTTAATTAGAAAGCTGTAGAAGAGGCCTGAACATACAGCATTAAATGTCTTTAGAACTAGAATCAGAAGTAAAACTGGCCCATCTAAACACTTCTGTCCACTAACAGCCTCTTTCTTTACTTCTGCCTTCATTATTGTAAACACGTCTGATTCTTCGTTCCTTTGGTTcttgttgtgttattgtgttgctacacggtgtcgaccagaggaggatggtttCTTGGTTTccctcaaggtttcttcttcttgctcttagggacGTTTTCTTCACTGTCGTCATGGTGACGCTCTTTTGGAACTTGGACCCAGATTTgctgtaaagctgttttatgACAGCACTTGTGAAAAACATTACATAGATCAATATGAATTGAAGTTTCTGcctttataaaaacaataacagttGAGCATTTTGTTGTTATCTGtaacacattttctctggaaaACACAGTTTAACGCTGTTCTTTACCAGAATAAAAGTGTTCAACTCAAAGTTTATTTTTGGGAGAAGAAGCTTTTATGCTCTGTTCCCTAATAACTGCACTGAGCTCTGTGTTGGAGTATCTTTAGACATTGATCTTTAGCTCTAAAGTACACCTTTAGAGTTCTGCCCAATCAAATCCTTCCTCATGTAGCCCCTCCCACTCTGCTGCTCCCTCATTTCAGAGAAAACGaaactgatctcagagagctgctctgcctcagactgtgagaggaggaggaagatggCCGAGGCCAGTATTTCAGTAGTTCAGGAccagttcagctgtccagtctgTCTGGATCTGCTGAAGGATCCAGTGGCGACTCCCTGTGGACACAGTTACTGTATGGTGTGTATTAATGGCTGCTGGGATCAAGAGGATCAGAGGAGGATCTACAGCTGCCCCCAGTGCAGAGAGACCTTCACTCCAAGGCCTGTTCTACGCAGAAACAACATGCTGGCTGAAGTGgtggagaaactgaagaagacagaactccaagctgcttctcctgctctctgttaCGCTGGACCTGGAGATGTGGAGTGTGATTCCTGCACTGGGAGAAAACGCAAAGCCATCAAGTCCTGTTTGGTGTGTCTGGCTTCTTACTGTGAAGCTCATCTTAAACCTCACTATCAGTCTCCTGCCTTTAAGAAGCATAAGCTGGTCGAAGCCTCCAAACAGCTACAAGAGAAGATCTGCCCTCAACATGATAAACTGATCGAGATCTACTGTCGTACTGACCAACAGATGGTCTGTTATTTGTGTACGATGGATGAACACATGGGACACAGTACAGTAGCAGCTtcagcagaaagaaaagagaaacaggtGAGAAGTTTGAATTTCTGATCTAGAATCTGATTCTTTACTGAATCACACACTTTATACAGACGGTCAGTTTATGGGACAGTgatactgaaaatgtgtgtgattttggTAGGAAAGTGTTAAATAAATCTGACGTTACTTACTGTTAGTGACAAACCAGTCAAACAGGTCAGCAAACCTCTGACCAGCCAACGCCCGTC
This genomic interval from Pygocentrus nattereri isolate fPygNat1 chromosome 4, fPygNat1.pri, whole genome shotgun sequence contains the following:
- the LOC119263229 gene encoding E3 ubiquitin/ISG15 ligase TRIM25-like, which produces MAEASISVDQDQFSCPVCLDLLKDPVTTPCGHSFCMVCINGCWDQEDQRGVYSCPQCRETFTPRPVLLRNNMLAEVLEKLKKTELQAGSPALCYAGPGDVECDSCTGRKCKAIKSCLVCLASYCEAHLKPHYQSPAFKKHKLVEASKQLQEKICSKHDEVMKIYCRTDHSCICYLCKKYEPKGHDTCSPCRAEFSYSPLPLCCSLISEKTKLISESCSASDCERRRKMAEASISVVQDQFSCPVCLDLLKDPVATPCGHSYCMVCINGCWDQEDQRRIYSCPQCRETFTPRPVLRRNNMLAEVVEKLKKTELQAASPALCYAGPGDVECDSCTGRKRKAIKSCLVCLASYCEAHLKPHYQSPAFKKHKLVEASKQLQEKICPQHDKLIEIYCRTDQQMVCYLCTMDEHMGHSTVAASAERKEKQNELKEMQRKSKQRLQEKEKKLQEVKQAVKTLKSSAQAAVEDSERIFTELIRSIEKKRSEVTELIRAQEEAELSGAEELLEQLEQEIADLKRRDTELEQLSHTEDHVQFLQSFQSLCVSSGSEDSFSVTVHQHLSYDGVRKSLSDLKERLEEFCKQEFRKISPHVSAVQMISPSEPQSREDFLQYFRRLTLDPNTVNQVLRLSEENRVVTFSGNDQHYSDHPERFEYWYQVLSKESVSGRCYWEVEWSSAGYDLYISVSYKGISRKGRGNERWFGRNIQSWSLQCPPSSLSFYHNNIQTKISSSSRIGVYVDHSAGTLSFYSVSDTLTLLHTVHTTFTQPLYAGFWIDGSIGFSGGTVRLCDPK